The following coding sequences are from one Microbacterium sp. SSM24 window:
- a CDS encoding DUF3117 domain-containing protein — translation MAAMKPRTGDGPMEAVKEGRLIIVRVPLEGGGRLVVSVNDAEAKELYDVLGGVVAAA, via the coding sequence ATGGCAGCCATGAAGCCGCGAACCGGAGACGGGCCGATGGAGGCCGTGAAGGAGGGTCGACTCATCATCGTGCGCGTGCCGCTCGAAGGTGGCGGTCGTCTCGTCGTCTCCGTCAACGACGCAGAGGCGAAGGAGCTGTACGACGTTCTGGGTGGGGTCGTCGCAGCCGCCTGA
- a CDS encoding O-methyltransferase: protein MGEQSANQRFAAEVTIEPDHIGRARAHALELGAAPISAAVGAQCAVIAAASQALNIVEIGTGAGVSGLWLLHGSPRATLTTIDKEPEHLGAARQAFADARIPPARARFITGRAAEVLPRMNEASYDIVLVDADPEGVIEYVEHGLRLVRAGGTVLVPRVMAGGAVADPVRRDSVTSAYRSLIQETQASPAVIGALSIVAEGLLQLTTVNQD from the coding sequence ATGGGTGAGCAGAGCGCGAATCAGCGGTTCGCAGCTGAGGTGACGATCGAACCGGACCACATCGGTCGCGCGCGCGCACACGCCCTGGAGCTCGGTGCGGCGCCGATCAGCGCCGCCGTCGGAGCGCAGTGCGCGGTGATAGCCGCAGCCTCGCAGGCTCTCAACATCGTCGAGATCGGCACCGGCGCCGGCGTCTCCGGATTGTGGCTCCTCCACGGGTCGCCTCGGGCGACGCTCACCACGATCGACAAAGAGCCCGAGCACCTCGGGGCGGCACGCCAGGCCTTCGCGGACGCACGGATCCCGCCCGCTCGTGCGCGCTTCATCACCGGACGCGCGGCCGAGGTGCTCCCGCGCATGAACGAAGCCTCGTACGACATCGTGCTCGTGGATGCCGATCCCGAGGGCGTCATCGAGTACGTCGAGCACGGACTGCGGCTCGTGCGCGCGGGCGGCACGGTGCTCGTGCCACGGGTGATGGCGGGTGGCGCGGTCGCCGACCCGGTGCGACGCGACAGCGTCACCTCGGCCTACCGCTCACTGATCCAGGAGACGCAGGCATCGCCCGCCGTCATCGGGGCGCTGTCCATCGTCGCCGAGGGGCTGCTGCAGCTCACGACCGTCAACCAGGACTAG
- a CDS encoding Sec-independent protein translocase TatB — MFFGLTIEKLLLIGVIAALIVGPERLPRYAEALATFTRRARDWVSNARTRVRDEMGEDFDDVDWRTLDPRQYDPRRIIREALLDDAPVPTVRAAQAGAAVASTGGPPAPPVKSPFRGPEDLPTPFDSEAT; from the coding sequence ATGTTCTTCGGCCTCACGATCGAGAAGCTGCTGCTGATCGGTGTGATCGCAGCGCTGATCGTCGGTCCCGAACGGCTCCCTCGATACGCGGAGGCGCTCGCGACCTTCACGCGTCGCGCCCGCGACTGGGTGTCGAACGCGCGAACCCGCGTGCGCGATGAGATGGGCGAGGATTTCGATGACGTCGACTGGCGCACCCTCGACCCGCGCCAGTACGACCCGCGGCGCATTATCCGCGAGGCGCTCCTCGACGACGCGCCGGTGCCGACCGTTCGCGCCGCGCAGGCCGGCGCGGCGGTCGCCTCTACCGGCGGACCGCCCGCGCCGCCGGTGAAGTCGCCGTTCCGCGGACCCGAGGACCTGCCGACTCCGTTCGACTCCGAGGCGACCTGA
- a CDS encoding Mrp/NBP35 family ATP-binding protein: protein MSDATAEAVRRAVSAVVDPELRRPIGELDMVREITVDAGVAHVGIALTIVGCPAADRISSDVRSAAASVAGITDVALDVGVMSPLEREALTERLRGGRAAREMPFGPETLTRVIAVTSGKGGVGKSSITANLAVALAARGLAVGLVDADVHGFSIPPLLGLVGPDGTVPQPTRIDDLMLPPVAYGVKVISIGMFLRRGADDAPLGAVAWRGPMLHRTVQQFLTDVYFGDLDVLLLDMPPGTGDVAISVGQLLPHSDVLVVTTPQSAASDVAVRSGLVARQTGQRVIGVVENMGAMILPDGTSFELFGSGGGAAVAAALTGEDAPVPLLASVPLSPTLRADADAGIPAVVAHPDDPASVAITGVAAAIASEPRGLSGRSLPLRPR from the coding sequence ATGAGCGACGCGACCGCCGAGGCGGTTCGGCGTGCGGTCTCCGCGGTGGTCGATCCCGAGCTGCGGCGTCCGATCGGTGAGCTCGACATGGTGCGGGAGATCACCGTCGACGCCGGCGTCGCCCACGTCGGCATCGCGCTGACGATCGTCGGATGTCCCGCCGCCGACCGCATCTCCTCCGACGTCCGGTCTGCTGCGGCATCCGTTGCGGGCATCACGGATGTCGCGCTCGACGTCGGCGTCATGTCGCCGCTCGAGCGCGAGGCGCTGACCGAGCGCCTGCGCGGCGGCCGCGCCGCGCGCGAGATGCCGTTCGGTCCCGAGACCCTCACGCGCGTGATCGCGGTCACGAGCGGGAAGGGCGGCGTCGGGAAGTCGAGCATCACCGCCAATCTCGCGGTCGCCCTCGCGGCTCGCGGACTCGCGGTCGGACTCGTCGACGCCGACGTCCACGGATTCTCGATCCCGCCTCTGCTCGGGCTGGTCGGACCGGACGGCACGGTGCCTCAGCCGACGCGGATCGACGATCTCATGCTTCCGCCGGTCGCCTACGGCGTGAAGGTCATCTCGATCGGGATGTTCCTGCGCCGCGGTGCCGACGACGCACCGCTCGGCGCCGTGGCGTGGCGCGGTCCCATGCTCCATCGCACCGTGCAGCAGTTCCTCACCGACGTGTACTTCGGCGACCTCGACGTCCTGCTGCTCGATATGCCTCCCGGCACCGGAGACGTCGCGATCTCGGTGGGGCAGCTGCTCCCCCACTCCGACGTGCTCGTGGTCACGACACCGCAGTCCGCCGCGTCGGACGTCGCCGTGCGGAGCGGCCTCGTCGCACGCCAGACCGGCCAGCGCGTGATCGGCGTCGTCGAGAACATGGGCGCGATGATCCTGCCCGACGGCACCTCGTTCGAACTGTTCGGCTCGGGCGGAGGCGCGGCCGTGGCGGCCGCGCTCACGGGCGAGGACGCTCCGGTGCCGCTCCTGGCCTCCGTGCCCCTCAGCCCCACGCTGCGCGCCGATGCGGATGCCGGCATCCCGGCCGTCGTGGCACATCCTGACGATCCGGCATCCGTCGCCATCACCGGCGTCGCGGCGGCGATCGCCTCTGAACCACGCGGGCTCTCGGGACGTTCGCTGCCCCTTCGACCCCGCTGA
- a CDS encoding DUF1003 domain-containing protein, with product MARQTRTTPLDAPRGRGGMLQRTPQPSRDRFGRFSESFARGMGTSTFLVGMTIFVLVWLSWNIWAPPQLQFDPAATNFTLLTLILSLQASYAAPLILLAQNRQDDRDRVQIEQDRQRAERNLADTEYLAREVVALRMAVNDFSEEVVTREVLRAELRVLLEKLEPRDPQEGASR from the coding sequence ATGGCCCGGCAGACACGCACGACGCCGCTCGACGCGCCCCGCGGGCGCGGAGGGATGCTCCAGCGAACCCCGCAGCCCTCGCGCGATCGCTTCGGCCGGTTCTCGGAGTCCTTCGCCCGCGGAATGGGCACCTCGACCTTCCTCGTCGGCATGACGATCTTCGTGCTCGTGTGGCTCAGCTGGAACATCTGGGCGCCGCCCCAGCTCCAGTTCGATCCGGCAGCGACGAACTTCACCCTGTTGACGCTGATCCTGTCGCTGCAGGCCTCCTACGCCGCCCCCCTGATCCTGCTCGCACAGAATCGCCAGGATGACCGTGACCGGGTCCAGATCGAGCAGGACCGCCAGCGCGCCGAGCGCAATCTGGCGGACACCGAGTACCTGGCGCGCGAGGTCGTGGCGCTGCGGATGGCGGTCAACGACTTCTCCGAAGAGGTCGTGACGCGTGAGGTTCTCCGCGCCGAGCTCCGCGTGCTGCTCGAGAAGCTCGAACCGCGCGACCCGCAGGAGGGCGCGTCTCGATGA
- a CDS encoding magnesium transporter MgtE N-terminal domain-containing protein produces the protein MSTQRVFVARLSGCFVFDPAGDRLGKVRDVVVIYRKDDPPRVIGLVVEIPGRRHVFVSIGRVTSIATGQVITTGLINVRRFQPRGGEVRVMAELLGRKVYLNDGSGTAVIEDVAIERNRLGEWDVGQLFLRRPRTSASPFAKGPTTFASWPEVREQQNPGEAQSAEQLVATYSDLKPADLANTLLDLPEDRLIEVAEELPDDRLADALEEMPEEEQVHILEALGDERAADILDAMEPDDAADLLGQMPEERSEELLDLMEPEEAEDVRALLQYGPDTAGGLMTSEPIVLSADATVAEALALIRRHELHPALAAAVFITLPPYETPTGRLLGTVHFQRMLRYPPHERLGAIIDDTLDPMPASASAAEVARLLASYNLVSVPVVDQAHRLVGAVSIDDVLDYLLPDDWRSHDSDEGSDAARAASVSTATAGIPRRR, from the coding sequence GTGAGCACGCAGAGGGTATTCGTCGCGCGCCTGTCCGGGTGCTTCGTCTTCGACCCCGCCGGCGACCGTCTCGGCAAGGTACGAGACGTCGTCGTCATCTACCGAAAAGATGATCCCCCGCGCGTGATCGGACTCGTCGTGGAGATCCCCGGACGCCGGCATGTGTTCGTGTCGATCGGCCGAGTCACCTCGATCGCCACCGGACAGGTCATCACGACCGGACTCATCAACGTCCGCCGCTTCCAGCCGCGCGGCGGCGAGGTGCGCGTCATGGCCGAGCTGCTCGGCCGCAAGGTCTACCTCAACGACGGGTCCGGCACGGCGGTCATCGAGGACGTCGCGATCGAGCGCAACCGTCTCGGCGAGTGGGATGTCGGGCAGCTCTTCCTTCGTCGTCCGCGCACGAGCGCCTCGCCGTTCGCGAAGGGGCCGACGACGTTCGCGAGCTGGCCCGAGGTGCGCGAGCAGCAGAACCCCGGCGAGGCCCAGTCCGCCGAGCAGCTCGTCGCCACGTACTCCGACCTGAAGCCCGCAGACCTCGCCAACACGCTCCTCGATCTACCCGAGGACCGCCTGATCGAAGTCGCCGAGGAACTCCCCGACGACCGACTCGCCGACGCGCTCGAAGAGATGCCGGAAGAGGAGCAGGTGCACATCCTCGAGGCGCTCGGCGACGAGCGGGCGGCAGACATCCTCGACGCGATGGAGCCCGACGACGCGGCCGACCTCCTGGGCCAGATGCCCGAAGAGCGCTCCGAGGAGCTGCTCGATCTCATGGAGCCCGAAGAGGCCGAGGACGTCCGCGCTCTCTTGCAGTACGGTCCCGACACCGCCGGCGGGCTCATGACGAGCGAGCCGATCGTGCTCTCGGCCGACGCGACCGTCGCCGAGGCGCTCGCGCTGATCCGGCGCCACGAGCTGCATCCGGCACTGGCCGCGGCGGTGTTCATCACACTCCCGCCGTACGAGACCCCGACGGGGCGGCTCCTCGGCACCGTGCACTTCCAGCGGATGCTGCGCTATCCGCCGCACGAACGGCTCGGCGCCATCATCGACGACACACTCGACCCCATGCCCGCATCGGCGTCGGCCGCGGAGGTCGCCCGTCTACTCGCCAGCTACAACCTGGTGTCGGTCCCGGTCGTCGACCAGGCCCACCGACTGGTCGGCGCGGTCAGCATCGACGACGTCCTCGACTACCTGCTCCCCGACGACTGGCGCTCGCACGACAGCGATGAAGGATCGGATGCCGCGCGCGCGGCATCGGTCTCCACCGCCACCGCCGGAATCCCGCGGAGGCGCTGA
- a CDS encoding general stress protein — protein MTMMGGRFPQGSDDVGQTVASFPTYEAAQKAVSSLIAGEVPARDIAIVGQGLRSVERITGRLGYASAARSGAINGVLLGLLFSAILVIGSPSVPMQAFVGVLFVGIAIGMLLSIITYSFVRRRRDYASVMQVVADHYEVTVTAAGVHRARQILGPQAAPEPPTAGPVAEERVAPDEPPRYGERVSADQSASAAPAPEASAAAASAPEASASEADGDSEPESVEQPPAER, from the coding sequence ATGACCATGATGGGCGGACGCTTTCCGCAGGGTTCGGACGACGTCGGTCAGACGGTCGCGAGCTTCCCCACCTACGAGGCTGCCCAGAAGGCGGTCTCGTCGCTGATCGCCGGCGAGGTCCCAGCGCGCGACATCGCGATCGTGGGTCAGGGGCTCCGCTCCGTCGAGCGGATCACCGGCCGACTCGGGTATGCGTCTGCGGCCAGGTCGGGTGCCATCAACGGCGTGCTGCTGGGGCTGCTGTTCTCGGCGATCCTCGTGATCGGATCGCCCTCGGTGCCGATGCAGGCGTTCGTGGGCGTGCTGTTCGTGGGCATCGCGATCGGCATGCTGCTGAGCATCATCACGTACTCGTTCGTTCGTCGTCGCCGCGACTACGCGTCGGTCATGCAGGTCGTCGCCGATCACTACGAGGTGACCGTCACCGCCGCCGGCGTGCACCGCGCGCGACAGATCCTCGGACCGCAGGCAGCGCCGGAACCTCCGACCGCGGGTCCGGTCGCCGAGGAGCGGGTCGCGCCCGACGAGCCGCCGCGGTACGGCGAGCGCGTGTCCGCGGATCAGTCAGCGTCCGCTGCGCCCGCACCTGAGGCCTCCGCGGCCGCTGCGTCCGCGCCTGAGGCGTCCGCATCCGAGGCCGACGGCGATTCCGAGCCCGAGTCCGTCGAGCAGCCTCCCGCGGAACGCTGA
- a CDS encoding alpha/beta family hydrolase encodes MRETDLRIPVHLPAGEVEVSAACAIPDGAWALVAVAHGAGAGMRHPFLSGFVGALHEEGVAALRFTFPYLEAGRRMPGPAAHAIATWSAVEAVAEAQAAALPFWAAGKSYGGRMASMAAAESAISPAGLVYLGYPLHPPGNPDKARTAHLPDIAQPQLFVEGSNDPFIDPHDQFARAVASCRDAEIAWIEGGGHSFEVKGRKRSADEVGASIAAPVVEWIRRRSQRPAA; translated from the coding sequence GTGCGCGAGACCGACCTTCGCATCCCGGTGCACCTTCCGGCCGGCGAGGTCGAGGTGTCTGCGGCGTGTGCGATCCCCGACGGCGCGTGGGCGCTCGTCGCGGTGGCGCACGGCGCCGGGGCCGGCATGCGGCATCCGTTCCTCTCCGGATTCGTCGGCGCGCTTCACGAGGAGGGCGTCGCCGCCCTGCGGTTCACCTTCCCGTATCTCGAGGCAGGGCGACGGATGCCGGGGCCGGCGGCTCACGCGATCGCGACGTGGTCCGCGGTCGAGGCTGTGGCAGAGGCGCAGGCGGCAGCACTGCCCTTCTGGGCGGCGGGCAAGTCCTACGGCGGGCGCATGGCCTCGATGGCGGCAGCGGAGTCGGCGATCTCGCCTGCCGGCCTCGTCTACCTCGGCTATCCGCTGCATCCGCCCGGAAACCCGGACAAGGCCCGCACCGCCCACCTTCCCGACATCGCTCAGCCGCAGCTGTTCGTCGAGGGATCGAACGACCCGTTCATCGATCCGCACGATCAGTTCGCGCGCGCCGTCGCGTCGTGTCGAGATGCCGAGATCGCGTGGATCGAGGGCGGCGGCCACTCGTTCGAGGTGAAGGGCCGCAAACGCTCCGCCGACGAGGTCGGCGCGAGCATCGCCGCACCCGTCGTCGAATGGATCCGCCGCCGGAGTCAGCGCCCGGCCGCGTAG
- a CDS encoding gamma-glutamyltransferase family protein: protein MTYTPPPDFTTRPTLSGTFGMSASTHWLATATAQSVLERGGNAFDASVAAAFVLHVVEPHLNGPGGDLVGIFQTADASSPTVLMGQGPAPDGATIAHYRAEGLDLVPGSGALAAAVPGAVDAWLLLLRDHGTWELTDVLAYAIGYARDGHPLIPQAAATIARVAGLFRDEWTTSGDLWMPGGVPPAAGDVVRNPAYAAVLDGLVHASCTVRDDGPVGRAARVDAARREWRMGQVAQEAAAFAAQPHRHSAGGRHAGVITVEDFAGFEAGYEPATTRTFRGRTIAKAGAWTQGPALLQALALLEPLDDDLLDPSTEAGAHTLLEVQKLALADRDAWFGDDDVDLEALLADDYLAERRELIGDSASADFRPGRLRGREPFVPPLRTDSGADEASTGEPTVSPSGRTRGDTCHLDVVDRWGNIVSATPSGGWLQSSPTIPALGFCLGTRLQMTWLEPGTPSSLTPGRRPRTTLTPTLVLRGDEPEFAIGTPGGDQQDQWQLPVLLRMIVGGYSAQEAIDSPTLHTTAMPESFWPRTWTPAGAVVEDRLGDAVIGGLERRGHRVTRAGDWSLGRVSAVGRRTSDGTLWAAANPRGMQGYAAGR, encoded by the coding sequence GTGACCTACACGCCGCCACCGGACTTCACCACCCGACCGACGCTGTCGGGCACGTTCGGCATGTCGGCGTCGACGCACTGGCTCGCCACCGCGACGGCGCAGTCGGTGCTCGAGCGCGGCGGCAACGCGTTCGACGCGTCGGTGGCGGCGGCGTTCGTGCTCCATGTCGTCGAGCCCCACCTGAACGGGCCGGGCGGCGATCTGGTGGGCATCTTCCAAACGGCGGATGCCTCCTCCCCGACGGTGCTCATGGGCCAGGGGCCGGCTCCGGACGGGGCGACGATCGCGCACTACCGCGCCGAGGGCCTCGATCTTGTTCCGGGCTCGGGAGCCCTCGCGGCCGCCGTGCCCGGCGCGGTCGACGCCTGGCTGCTGCTCCTGCGGGACCACGGGACGTGGGAGTTGACCGACGTCCTCGCGTACGCGATCGGGTACGCGCGCGACGGGCACCCGCTGATCCCGCAGGCCGCCGCCACCATCGCCCGTGTGGCGGGCCTGTTCCGCGACGAGTGGACCACCTCGGGTGATCTGTGGATGCCGGGTGGCGTGCCTCCCGCGGCGGGCGACGTCGTACGCAATCCCGCCTACGCCGCCGTGCTGGACGGACTGGTCCACGCCTCGTGCACCGTCCGCGACGACGGACCGGTCGGGCGCGCCGCGCGCGTCGACGCCGCGCGCCGCGAGTGGCGCATGGGCCAGGTGGCGCAGGAGGCGGCGGCCTTCGCCGCGCAGCCGCACCGGCACTCCGCGGGCGGGCGCCACGCGGGCGTCATCACGGTCGAGGATTTCGCGGGCTTCGAAGCCGGCTACGAGCCCGCGACCACGCGCACGTTCCGCGGGCGCACGATCGCCAAGGCGGGCGCGTGGACACAGGGCCCGGCGCTTCTGCAGGCGCTGGCGCTGCTCGAGCCGCTCGACGACGACCTCCTCGACCCGTCGACGGAGGCGGGCGCGCACACGCTCCTCGAGGTCCAGAAGCTGGCGCTGGCCGATCGCGATGCGTGGTTCGGCGACGACGACGTCGACCTCGAGGCGCTCCTCGCCGACGACTACCTGGCTGAGCGCCGCGAGCTCATCGGCGACAGCGCGTCCGCCGACTTCCGGCCGGGCCGGCTTCGCGGCCGTGAGCCGTTCGTGCCCCCGCTGCGCACGGATTCCGGAGCCGACGAAGCATCCACGGGCGAACCCACCGTCTCACCCTCCGGCCGGACGCGCGGCGACACGTGCCATCTGGATGTGGTCGATCGGTGGGGCAACATCGTGTCGGCGACGCCCTCGGGCGGCTGGCTGCAGTCCTCGCCGACCATCCCCGCACTGGGCTTCTGCCTGGGGACGCGCCTGCAGATGACATGGCTCGAGCCGGGTACGCCGTCGTCCCTCACCCCGGGCAGGCGTCCACGTACGACACTCACCCCGACGCTGGTGCTCCGCGGCGACGAGCCCGAGTTCGCGATCGGCACGCCGGGCGGGGATCAGCAGGACCAGTGGCAGCTTCCCGTCCTGCTGCGCATGATCGTGGGCGGCTACAGCGCGCAGGAGGCGATCGACTCCCCCACTCTGCACACGACCGCTATGCCCGAGTCGTTCTGGCCGCGCACGTGGACACCCGCAGGCGCGGTCGTCGAGGACCGCCTCGGCGACGCCGTCATCGGCGGTCTCGAGCGACGCGGCCACCGTGTCACCCGTGCCGGCGACTGGTCGCTCGGGAGGGTGTCCGCGGTCGGACGACGCACGTCCGACGGCACGCTGTGGGCCGCGGCGAATCCGCGCGGAATGCAGGGCTACGCGGCCGGGCGCTGA
- a CDS encoding aminopeptidase P family protein produces the protein MSTTGESDTIATSDSEAPATTSTNRRQPYGQGFLDTISQGWAERPDTSPPARAQSAYAVARRDAVSAAFPGKRLVIPAGDLKQRSNDTDYPFRAHSAFSHLTGWASDAEPGSVLVFEPRADEGHDVLLYFRERADRTTAEFYSDASIGEFWIGPRPALSGVAADLGLTTAHIDGLERHDDDLVLDEDDELTRFVSELRLIKDDYEIGQMKLAVDVTAAGFDDIVAHLPEIVAHPRGERIVEGVFHQRARSDGNAVGYDTIAASGPHACYLHWTRNDGTVVPGDLILIDAGAEVDSLYTADITRTLPVSGRFTDIQRRIYETVREAADAAFEAAKPGVKFRSVHEAAMKVIATRVAEWGLLPVTAQEALDADTGGHHRRYMVHGTSHHLGIDVHDCAQARRDMYYDGLLEAGMVFTIEPGLYFQIDDVTVPEEYRGIGVRIEDDILMTADGPVNLSAGIPRTADEVEAWIARHSA, from the coding sequence ATGAGCACCACAGGCGAGAGCGACACGATCGCAACCTCCGACTCCGAGGCCCCCGCAACCACGAGCACCAACCGTCGTCAGCCGTACGGCCAGGGGTTCCTCGACACCATCTCCCAGGGCTGGGCCGAGCGGCCTGACACGTCTCCTCCCGCCCGGGCCCAGTCCGCGTACGCGGTCGCACGCCGCGACGCGGTGTCCGCGGCGTTCCCGGGCAAGCGACTGGTGATCCCCGCCGGTGACCTCAAGCAGCGCAGCAACGACACCGACTATCCGTTCCGCGCGCACTCGGCCTTCTCGCACCTGACCGGCTGGGCGTCGGATGCCGAGCCCGGCTCGGTGCTCGTGTTCGAGCCTCGCGCCGACGAGGGCCACGATGTGCTGCTCTACTTCCGTGAGCGCGCCGACCGCACGACGGCGGAGTTCTACTCCGACGCCTCGATCGGCGAGTTCTGGATCGGCCCGCGTCCGGCGCTTTCTGGCGTCGCCGCCGACCTGGGCCTGACGACTGCGCACATCGACGGCCTCGAGCGTCACGACGACGATCTGGTGCTCGACGAGGACGACGAACTCACGCGCTTCGTGTCGGAGCTCCGTCTGATCAAGGACGACTACGAGATCGGGCAGATGAAGCTGGCGGTCGATGTCACGGCCGCCGGGTTCGACGACATTGTCGCGCACCTTCCCGAGATCGTGGCGCACCCTCGAGGCGAGCGCATCGTCGAAGGCGTGTTCCACCAGCGGGCGCGCAGCGACGGCAACGCCGTCGGCTACGACACGATCGCGGCATCCGGTCCTCACGCCTGCTACCTGCACTGGACGCGCAACGACGGCACCGTCGTGCCCGGCGACCTCATCCTCATCGACGCGGGCGCCGAGGTCGACAGCCTGTACACCGCAGACATCACACGCACCCTTCCCGTGAGCGGCCGCTTCACCGATATCCAGCGGCGCATCTACGAGACCGTCCGCGAGGCGGCAGACGCCGCGTTCGAGGCCGCGAAGCCCGGCGTGAAGTTCCGATCGGTCCACGAAGCGGCCATGAAGGTGATCGCGACGCGCGTCGCCGAGTGGGGGCTCCTCCCGGTCACAGCGCAAGAGGCGCTCGACGCCGACACGGGCGGTCACCACCGTCGGTACATGGTCCACGGCACGAGTCACCACCTCGGCATCGACGTGCACGACTGCGCGCAGGCGCGCCGCGACATGTACTACGACGGTCTGCTCGAGGCGGGCATGGTCTTCACGATCGAGCCGGGGCTGTACTTCCAGATCGACGACGTGACGGTCCCCGAGGAATACCGCGGCATCGGCGTGCGCATCGAGGACGACATCCTCATGACCGCTGACGGCCCGGTCAACCTGTCGGCCGGCATTCCGCGCACGGCAGACGAGGTCGAGGCCTGGATCGCCCGGCACTCCGCGTGA
- a CDS encoding endonuclease/exonuclease/phosphatase family protein: MLRLLGILVTVLCAIAAAVLTWPSFFHVERLYPVAQIVSFRGLLALAFAAAAVVCLLLSIARPIRGLALALACVTGAAAIASGVILAGRGGTGTDALPAKTETAIRVMTWNTAGPATPPATIAKIAVAMDADIVALPETTIETGEQVAIAMRELGHRMWAHHAEDPSTEWDAGSTTLLISPDLGDYAVIESSRDGTSNTSTVPSAVAMPTSGDGPIVVAAHAVAPRPSYMQEWRDDLQWLADQCGTANVIMAGDFNATVDHMAELGIDGGDLGLCRDTAVATGNGAVGTWSAAMPALLGTPIDHVMTSPHWEATGSLVLRSMDDSGSDHRPFIVQLEPVD, from the coding sequence GTGCTGCGCCTTCTGGGGATTCTCGTGACCGTGCTCTGCGCGATTGCGGCCGCGGTCCTCACGTGGCCGTCGTTCTTCCATGTCGAGCGCCTCTACCCGGTGGCGCAGATCGTGTCCTTCCGCGGACTGCTCGCGCTCGCCTTCGCGGCGGCCGCCGTCGTGTGCCTCCTCCTGTCGATCGCACGCCCCATCCGGGGGCTGGCGCTCGCACTCGCGTGCGTCACGGGGGCGGCGGCGATCGCGAGCGGCGTGATCCTCGCGGGTCGCGGCGGCACCGGGACGGACGCCCTCCCCGCGAAGACGGAGACGGCGATCCGCGTCATGACGTGGAACACCGCAGGTCCCGCGACGCCGCCCGCCACCATCGCCAAGATCGCGGTCGCGATGGACGCCGACATCGTCGCGCTTCCCGAGACGACGATCGAGACCGGCGAGCAGGTCGCGATCGCGATGCGAGAGCTCGGACACCGCATGTGGGCGCACCACGCCGAAGATCCGTCGACGGAGTGGGACGCCGGATCGACCACGCTGCTGATCTCCCCCGATCTCGGCGACTACGCCGTCATCGAGTCGTCGCGCGACGGGACGAGCAACACCTCCACCGTGCCGAGCGCCGTGGCCATGCCGACCAGCGGTGACGGGCCGATCGTCGTCGCCGCTCACGCCGTCGCCCCCCGCCCGAGCTACATGCAGGAATGGCGCGACGATCTCCAGTGGCTGGCCGACCAGTGCGGCACCGCGAACGTGATCATGGCCGGCGACTTCAACGCGACCGTCGACCACATGGCCGAGCTCGGGATCGACGGCGGAGATCTCGGCCTGTGCCGCGACACCGCGGTGGCGACGGGCAACGGCGCGGTGGGCACGTGGTCGGCCGCGATGCCGGCCCTGCTGGGCACGCCGATCGACCACGTGATGACCTCCCCTCACTGGGAGGCGACGGGGTCTCTCGTGCTTCGATCGATGGACGACTCGGGCTCGGATCACCGCCCTTTCATCGTTCAGCTCGAGCCGGTCGACTGA